A window of Bos mutus isolate GX-2022 chromosome 3, NWIPB_WYAK_1.1, whole genome shotgun sequence genomic DNA:
TTAATGGGATAGAATTTGTCCTATTGAAAGAAAACTGTATTGTTATTGTGGAAGCTGGCTTAGAGTGGGACCAGGTGGAATCCTGGGAGCTCATTCATAAAGCTCTAAGTAATAGTTCAGGTAAGAGCTAATTTCTAGCAGAGGGAAAGAAATGGATCCTAGAAGTATTGCAGATCAAAACAAATTGGAGGATGAGAATTTTCAAGTGTTTAATTATTCCTTAGAAATTTACAATGGATGACTAAGAGATTTTGAAAAGTTTTGTTGGGATAGAGAATCCAGATAAAGGAACAGATTTAAGTTTGAAGTGGGAGAGGataagaatgttttaatttaaaaaatatatataatctaataCCAGCAATAAGAACTGTATCAGAAGCCTTAGGGAATGTATCTAAGCCTCCCTGCTTAGGAATTTAGAGACAGAACTGGGACCAATAGACTGTTGGGTTTCCAAGGCAGGTATATCAAGGTTAAGATATATAACCAAGTGGGCAACCAATGAATACTGAAGCAAAACTTAATTATTCTAGCCACTCATTTTCTGTAAGAGGAAATCAAGCTTAATGTCCTATAAGAGTAAGTAGCAAAATTATGAAACTAGTTCCAAGACAGCATCTGTAGTTCTAatccaaattaattttaatgaaaactgcATGAAAATGGGGTATGTGATTAGCAATGAAAAGAAACTCTATTCTAAGGACAAACAACACAAAACAGTTCAATAGATATTGCCCTAGATGAGGaatgtattaaaagaaaatgggaagTAGATTTTCAGATATCGGTGCTATTGTTTATAGAATACATGTGTCAGTAATATGAATGAAACTATGATCACttgtaataataaatattatagataaagaatatttaagaattaaattatcaaaaaaaaaaaaaaagacctaaacagagaCTATATATGTTTGCAAGTTGGGACTATGTAAGTCTTCAAAGCCTGAGGAATAGACTTTATTTGAGCAAGCATCTGTACATTACATGTAAACACGTGTCCCCAGGTTCACTGCTAAAATCATTAGCAGAAAGTTATCACTGTGGGTGCATATTAATTTAGGATAATATTTAGCTACTTTGAAATCCTGTTGTTTCTCTTTCATATCCAGAATGGCTACTTTATGAAGGGTAAGTTTCCTTGATTTCTCACCTCCAGTGGTCTATGGACTTGATCATATTGACTTTATTCTGTAGGATCAACTCTCCATGGCTAATTCCTCCTGTGTTACTGAGTTCCTCCTGCTGGGTTTCTCCAGCCTTGGGGAATTGCAGCTTGTCctctttatgatttttctctGCCTCTATTTGATCATCTTGAGTGGAAACATCACCATCATCTCAGTCATCTGCTTGGATCACAGCCTCCACACGCCCATGTACTTCTTTTTATGCATCCTTTCTACCTCTGAGATCTTCTACACAATTGTCATCCTGCCCAAGATGCTTATCAATCTGCTCTCTGTGTTCAGGACACTGTCCTTTGTGAGTTGTGCTTCACAGATGTACTTCTTTCTTGGTTTTGCTGTCACCAATTGCCTGCTTCTGGGAGTGATGGGCTATGATCGCTATGCTGCCATCTGTCAGCCTTTGCACTACCCCATTCTCATGAGCTGGAGGATATGTGGGCAACTAATATCAACTTGCATTGTTAGTGGTTTCCTAATATCTCTGTTGGGAACAACTTTGGTCTTTAGCCTCCCTTTCTGTGGCTCCAACAAGGTCAACCATTACTTTTGTGATATTTCACCAGTCATTCATCTTGCCTATGCTGGAAGTTACATTAACGAACTCGTCATCTTTATCTGTGGAGTCTTAGTGCTTATTGTGCCCTTGATCTTCATCTGCATCTCTTATGGATTTATTGTCTCCACTATCTTGAAGATACCATCGGTTGAAGGCAAGCGAAAAGCATTCTCCACCTGTGTCTCTCATCTCATTGTGGTCATCATCCACTATGGCTGTGCTTCTTTTGTCTACCTGAGACCCTCAGCCAAACATATTAATACATCAGGCAAAGACAGGCTGGTGACAGTGACCTATACCATCATCACCCCACTGTTAAACCCTGTGGTATACAGCCTCAGGAACAAAGATGTACAGCTGGCCATTCGGAAAATGATTGTGAAGAAGGGGTTTTCTACTAAGACTTTATAATTAAAACACTTTTCAAACAGTACACACACATTTAGGGCAAATGTATCACTAACTGTTTAAGTCATAAAAGTTTCTAATCTATTTATCTGTATAACTGTATAGCCTTGGATGAGTTGTTTGATATTGTGGGGCCTTAATGTTCTTTTATGTAAAGCAGTCTTGGTACATGTTTATCTCAAGGTTATTGCAAAGATTAAGGGAGATAGCAAAGTGTCTGTCACTAAAACATAACTTTCCTACTCTTCTTTTCCCAGATTTATGGTTCTCAAAACTGTCTTAACAGCCATTATCTCTTGCCCTATGTTTGGCTTGTTTGCCAAAAATCTTTATGGTCTTTTTGTTAAGGATTGTGTCTAGTTTATAATGAGGTGCTTGGGCCAGAAGGCACTTTGGATCTAGGAGTGTGACATGATGTGGTAAAATGTTACTGTACTAGTAATTAGAAGATTTTAGGTTGACACTGGTTAGGTCATGACTTTCATAAAGCTATAGTTGTTCtctgaatctaaaaaatatagaaaatagggataatatgattttcttttttttttaacctcactaagcctttttttttcatctaatggataatatttttttaaagcatatataatatgtaaagcTGCACAGAATATAAGCCTCTATTAACATATTAAACAAGCCTTTATACATTTCTCCAAGGACCTTTTATTTCCTCGACTCTGAAGAAATGGTGTTTCTCAATGCCTTTTTTGATCACTCCTTTGAACCACTACTTATGTGATTAAAAGATATGCCATATAAATTTTCTCAATGCCTTTTTTGATCACTCCTTTGAACCACTACTTATGCGATTAAAAGATATGCCATataaatgaacaagaaataaTAACCAGGCAATCCTGCCTCAGGCTGAAAAGATGTCTCTGTGTTCTTTTACACTAAATTCATTACGAAGAAGAGCTCCTAGTTTCAAATTTGCCGTCTGAATGTATAAGACGGTGAACGCCTTGGGTATTTACCTCATCCTACCTCTCACCTGTCCAGAAATCCCTATCATCAGCATCTCCAGGGAAACCAGCCTGCCCTGAATGGGTATCACAGAATGTACATCCCTGTTGTTTTCAGCTCTCATGGTCATTTCCCCACAATTAACCTGACGTTTGTCTCTTTGTGATTTTTGTACTTTCTGTCTCTTGCGTCACACAGTAGGGTTAATCTTGGTTAACAGGTGTTTGAGACAGCTATAATGATAATCTGATCCTTTCCCATCACTCATGTGACCTGGATTTCAGACACATTCAGCAATTTGTGTGCAGTCCTCTCTGCATGCTGCTACTTaccaatattattttaaagcttAATGACTAAAACtgaagttcacatttcatgtaTGACCTCCATTTACAGGGTAAAATGTAACTGTATTCTATTAATTTTGTTTAGATTGTTAAATCAAAGGGTATAAAATTTTCAATAAtgttatcatatttttaatttactacCTGTATTCCCATTTTTGTCTTCCAGTTTTCAGTTTTTGGATTAATGCTTTTTGTATTATGTTCATTCTTACTAGTTAAATAATTAAGGCATTTTCAATTACTATATTACAACATTGGTCAATTTATTCTGTGGTTTTGTTCTTCCTGAGTTTGAAATTGTCATTTATTACACAAATTTTTTTTAGGAATGGAATATTTACTTATTATAGATAATTCCTTGCTGATATTTAAAAGTCTTCTGTtaattatttatagttttttgtATTAGTGAGAGAATGTGATTGATATGTtcaatttttagaatttattgaatttttattattggTTTCTTCCAAATTATTCCTGATGaaacatttcatttatattttaataggcCCATTTTTAATAGGCTAAATATAGATGTTATTTTAATGTTGTTAATCAAACTATTTTAGTATGTGATCTCATTATTTGTTTTGTGTATATGTGGTCTGTCATGGTTTAGTGGTACTGAAGCCAAGTACTTTAGTGCATCTGTATTTATTAGCTTTTGAATATTATATTTCTAGCAGTACTGACTTAATAATTTCGTCAtggaatctatttttttaaatataggtaAACCTTTTGGGATTCAACATATATATTCTacccctgaaagtgaaaagaaagtgaaagttgcttagtcatgtccaactctttgtgaccctatggattatacagtctgtggaattctccagtccagaatacaggagtgggtagtcattcccttctttagggtatcttcccgacccagggattgaacccagatctcctgcattgcaggtgtattctttactagctgaggcacaagagaagcccaagaatactgtcgtgggcagcctattccttctccagtggacctttccaaccaaggaatcaaacagGGATCTCCTGTGTTACAGGCGGATTCcttgccaactgagctaccaggggagcccaataTTCtgcccctcctgctgctgctgctaagtcgcttcagttgtgtctgactctgtgcgacctcgtagatggcagcccaccaggctcccccgtccctgggattctccaggcaagaacactggagtgggttgccatttccttctccaatgcatgaaagtgaaaagtgaagtcactcag
This region includes:
- the LOC102268555 gene encoding olfactory receptor 10R2 — encoded protein: MANSSCVTEFLLLGFSSLGELQLVLFMIFLCLYLIILSGNITIISVICLDHSLHTPMYFFLCILSTSEIFYTIVILPKMLINLLSVFRTLSFVSCASQMYFFLGFAVTNCLLLGVMGYDRYAAICQPLHYPILMSWRICGQLISTCIVSGFLISLLGTTLVFSLPFCGSNKVNHYFCDISPVIHLAYAGSYINELVIFICGVLVLIVPLIFICISYGFIVSTILKIPSVEGKRKAFSTCVSHLIVVIIHYGCASFVYLRPSAKHINTSGKDRLVTVTYTIITPLLNPVVYSLRNKDVQLAIRKMIVKKGFSTKTL